A DNA window from Pleurodeles waltl isolate 20211129_DDA chromosome 12, aPleWal1.hap1.20221129, whole genome shotgun sequence contains the following coding sequences:
- the LOC138268411 gene encoding uncharacterized protein, translating into MAKLSLEQRARGGQKRLPPIQASETTQHLDRRQVSPIYWSDLYLPATRCPAQPPGIPRVKGRRSLQEGRAPKPPDFLPPDPSLPLRKKRWKDPSPLKVTAQCPRGRAGGGVWSESSPSSPELSNMEEPCDNAMASRATHWREFHPPPRVHKICVDLRAALENVVEPWGSWEGSSDTCSISGGSGTPRDDQNPIEEEPGETASVQTTRVTRTGTGKNPGAKKEQIMVYKIGSALPPPRTSTMYEEHGSPLRPSPALSQRKVSLVEVLGDGTLASSMSPNAHGKSPSGFPKVILQRDSWRLHPGRTTVAEVTDRGSSPRLDFSEDLQLPTTLLLQRVRDHTSSEHHKLIAQVLCSLRQGPGVGPRGLPQLQASTWRTNLREDIGWKTKQTAVQNIQRRLAPGSIPALTKGKARFTWQKSSSQVGASVPARVPRDSRGPCNVWRVEDPPGKSPGHPQTLQNEVLTMVSSLTGAQ; encoded by the exons ATGGCGAAGCTCAGCTTGGAGCAGAGGGCCAGGGGAGGCCAGAAGAGACTGCCTCCTATCCAGGCATCAGAGACGACACAACATCTGGACAGGCGTCAAGTGTCCCCTATTTATTGGTCAGATCTGTACCTACCTGCCACCAGGTGCCCAGCACAGCCTCCAG GAATCCCAAGAGTAAAAGGAAGGAGAAGTCTTCAGGAGGGCAGAGCACCGAAGCCCCCAGATTTCCTTCCGCCGGACCCCAGTCTGCCATTGAGGAAGAAGCGATGGAAAGACCCGTCCCCCTTGAAAGTCACTGCTCAGTGTCCTCGTGGCAGAGCAGGAGGAGGCGTGTGGTCTGAAAGCAGCCCGAGTTCTCCAGAACTTTCCAATATGGAGGAGCCGTGTGACAATGCTATGGCGTCTAGGGCCACACACTGGAGAGAATTCCACCCACCACCCAGGGTTCACAAGATCTGTGTGGACCTTCGAGCTGCTCTGGAGAATGTGGTTGAGCCTTGGGGATCCTGGGAGGGATCATCAGACACATGCAGTATCTCCGGAGGATCTGGCACACCAAGGGATGATCAGAACCCAATCGAGGAAGAGCCGGGCGAAACAGCCAGTGTTCAGACCACAAGAGTGACCCGAACTGGCACAGGAAAAAACCCAGGAGCAAAAAAGGAACAGATAATGGTTTACAAGATAGGTTCAGCTCTCCCTCCTCCCCGCACCAGTACCATGTATGAAGAGCATGGGTCACCGTTGAGGCCAAGTCCagcattgtcacaaagaaaagtgAGCCTGGTGGAAGTCTTGGGAGATGGGACCTTGGCCAGCAGTATGTCTCCGAACGCACACGGCAAGTCACCATCTGGATTCCCAAAGGTCATTCTGCAGAGAGATTCCTGGAGGCTGCACCCAGGGAGGACAACAGTGGCTGAAGTCACG GACAGAGGCAGCTCCCCCAGGCTGGACTTTTCTGAGGACCTCCAGCTCCCGACTACCCTTCTCCTCCAGAGGGTTCGAGATCACACGAGCAGCGAACACCACAAGCTGATCGCCCAGGTCCTGTGCTCGCTCCGCCAGGGACCGGGGGTagggccccggggactaccaca ACTGCAGGCATCGACCTGGAGGACAAACCTGCGAGAAGACATTGGGTGGAAAACCAAACAGACAGCTGTGCAGAACATCCAGAGGCGGTTGGCACCTGGCAGCATACCAGCCCTGACCAAGGGAAAGGCCAGATTTACCTGGCAGAAGAGCAG TTCACAGGTTGGTGCCAGCGTGCCTGCACGTGTCCCACGAGATTCCCGCGGCCCATGCAACGTCTGGCGGGTGGAAGATCCTCCAGGGAAGTCACCAGGACACCCTCAAACCTTGCAGAATGAAGTCCTGACGATGGTCTCTTCACTCACTGGGGCCCAATAA